The following are encoded in a window of Phaseolus vulgaris cultivar G19833 chromosome 3, P. vulgaris v2.0, whole genome shotgun sequence genomic DNA:
- the LOC137808056 gene encoding 14 kDa proline-rich protein DC2.15-like, with product MGSKTRSSLALFLTLNILFFALVSACGTCPDTKPRPKHKPVKPNPSGGSGGSGGSGGSGGSGGSGGSGGSGGSGGSGGSGGSGGSGGSNGSGGSGGSGGSGGSGGSNGSGGSGGSGGSGGSGALCPRDALKLGVCANVLNGLVNVTLGQPPVSPCCTLLNGLVDLEAAVCLCTALRANILGINLNLPISLSLLLNVCSRQVPRDFQCA from the coding sequence ATGGGTTCCAAAACTCGCTCTTCCCTTGCTCTTTTCCTCACACTTAACATCCTCTTCTTTGCCCTTGTCTCTGCTTGTGGGACATGCCCTGACACTAAGCCTAGGCCAAAGCATAAGCCTGTGAAACCAAATCCTTCAGGTGGTTCCGGTGGTTCAGGTGGTTCCGGTGGTTCCGGTGGTTCAGGAGGCTCTGGAGGTTCAGGAGGCTCTGGTGGTTCAGGAGGGTCTGGTGGTTCAGGAGGGTCTGGTGGTTCAGGAGGCTCTAATGGTTCAGGAGGGTCTGGTGGTTCAGGAGGCTCGGGTGGTTCAGGAGGCTCTAATGGTTCAGGAGGGTCTGGTGGTTCAGGAGGCTCGGGTGGTTCTGGTGCCTTATGCCCCCGTGACGCACTCAAACTAGGAGTGTGTGCCAATGTGCTAAACGGGTTGGTGAACGTGACATTGGGTCAACCCCCAGTTAGCCCTTGCTGCACCCTCCTCAATGGTCTGGTTGACCTTGAAGCTGCAGTGTGCCTCTGCACTGCCCTAAGAGCAAACATTTTAGGCATCAACCTCAACCTTCCCATCTCACTCTCCTTGCTTCTCAACGTTTGCTCGAGGCAGGTCCCACGTGATTTCCAATGTGCCTAA
- the LOC137808057 gene encoding 14 kDa proline-rich protein DC2.15-like produces the protein MGFKASSSLALLLTLNLLFFSLVSACGSYSCPGPNPKPNPTPSPNPSGSCPRDALKLGVCANVLNGLVNATLGQPPVTPCCTLLDGLVDLEAAVCLCTALKANILGINLNLPISLSLLLNVCSRQAPRDFQCA, from the coding sequence ATGGGTTTCAAAGCTTCTTCCTCCCTTGCTCTTCTCCTCACACTCAACCTCCTTTTCTTCTCACTTGTCTCTGCATGCGGTAGTTACTCATGCCCTGGTCCAAACCCAAAACCAAACCCAACACCCAGCCCCAATCCTAGTGGCTCGTGCCCCCGTGACGCACTCAAACTAGGTGTATGCGCCAATGTGCTAAACGGGTTGGTGAACGCCACTTTGGGTCAACCACCAGTTACCCCTTGCTGCACCCTTCTTGATGGCCTCGTTGATCTTGAGGCTGCAGTATGCCTCTGCACTGCCCTTAAAGCAAACATTTTGGGCATCAACCTCAACCTTCCCATCTCACTCTCCTTGCTTCTCAATGTTTGTTCAAGACAAGCCCCACGTGATTTCCAATGTGCTTGA
- the LOC137805665 gene encoding 36.4 kDa proline-rich protein-like, with product MLNVLPPIYACGPCTSPPQPKQPPHHGGGRPKVSPPLPPIIINPPVVPPPVVIYPPPSSPPYSPPHRTCPIDALKLGLCLDVLGGLVHVGIGKPVENVCCPFIQGLLDLEAAICLCTVIRAKVLKLNIFLPIALQVLITCGKTPPPGFVCPPLY from the coding sequence ATGTTAAATGTTTTGCCACCAATATATGCATGTGGTCCCTGCACCTCCCCACCTCAACCCAAGCAGCCACCGCATCACGGCGGAGGCCGCCCAAAAGTGTCCCCTCCTCTGCCGCCGATCATAATCAACCCTCCAGTGGTGCCTCCGCCGGTGGTGATTTACCCTCCACCAAGCTCACCGCCGTACTCGCCGCCGCACCGGACTTGCCCAATTGATGCCCTAAAATTGGGACTTTGCTTGGACGTGCTTGGAGGATTGGTCCACGTGGGAATAGGGAAGCCAGTCGAGAATGTGTGCTGTCCCTTTATACAAGGGTTGCTTGACCTTGAAGCTGCAATTTGTCTTTGCACCGTTATTAGGGCTAAGGTTCTGAAGCTCAATATCTTCCTACCTATTGCACTTCAAGTTTTGATCACCTGTGGGAAGACTCCTCCTCCTGGTTTTGTTTGTCCACCTCTGTACTGA
- the LOC137808058 gene encoding putative lipid-binding protein AIR1: MASKGALLLCLNILFFTVVSSTYVPCNPPPKTPKHPPVPKPPSTKSGSCPENTLKFGVCADVLGLIGVELGKPPKTPCCNLIQGLADLEAAVCLCTALRANVLGINLNVPIKLNLLLNYCGKKTPKDFVCY, from the coding sequence ATGGCTTCCAAGGGTGCTCTTCTCTTGTGTCTCAACATCCTGTTTTTCACTGTGGTTAGCTCCACATATGTGCCATGCAATCCACCCCCAAAAACTCCCAAACACCCACCTGTCCCAAAGCCACCTTCCACAAAGTCTGGCAGTTGCCCTGAGAACACCCTTAAGTTTGGTGTGTGTGCTGATGTGTTAGGTTTGATCGGCGTTGAGCTTGGGAAGCCACCAAAGACCCCATGCTGCAACCTCATCCAGGGTCTGGCTGATCTTGAAGCCGCCGTCTGCCTTTGCACTGCTCTCAGAGCTAATGTGTTAGGCATCAACCTCAATGTCCCCATCAAGTTGAACTTGCTCCTCAACTACTGTGGAAAGAAAACTCCTAAGGATTTCGTCTGCTATTAA